The genomic window AAATGTATGAGAAAGGTCTGTATCTCTCAACTACAAGTCAACCATATTCAGTTCGGAAACGCAAATTGGTCAATGTGATCCGGtaacatatttgatttgatGTCCAATACGGATTTAGAGCTGCTGACAACATTGGAAATATCTAATCCAAACTAGAAATAAACCAAATGCAGGTCAAGAATCTTCTTAGTTTGTCTATCCCTTACATTATATGATAACAGGGCATGAATGTGTTGATTTGGATCGCCATAGCCGTGGCCGCGTGTCTGGTGGTGTACGGAATTAACGGTCCCGTCAATGGACATATCTGGAGTAACGGTGTAAACGCCCTCTACAACGCCGTGCATCGCTCCGTGTGGGGAATGTGTGTTTGCTGGGTTATCTTTGCCTGTGTCACGGGAAATGGAGGTAACACATTTACTGCTTTTCTAAATTATCGACTAGCGCTTATAGATGTACAGTTATACTTTTTAAAAAGAGtatagaaatttaaatatttaacttgaaaggtttttttttagaagTTTTATAAAAGTTCAGATATAATCTAATAAAGACATCAGAATCTGAGCAGTGACCAAACAAGCATGTTCTTGTTCTGCCAAATCATTTCTTCTTGCATCGTTAACGACTTTCTGTCGTGGAAGCTGTTCGTCCCTCTCGGTAGACTGAACTATTGTATATTACAACCTCATGTTTTCCTAGGTCTCGTTAACGACTTTCTGTCGTGGAAGCTGTTCGTCCCCCTCGGTAGACTGAACTATTGTATATTACAACCTCATGTTTTCCTAGGTCTCGTTAACGACTTTCTGTCGTGGAAGCTGTTCGTCCCCCTCGGTAGACTCAGCTATTGTATCTATCTGACCCACATACTCGTTCTTCAGTATTACCTGCAAAGCTTGCGCCAACCAATTTATGGCACGACGTTGGAATTCGTAAGTATCATTCATTTAAAACGACAACGACAAAATTATGCTAAAAGACATACATAACAATCGGCTCAAccagttttaaaaaatgtttatgtataaatagGGGTTAAATGTGAAAACTATTTCATACATATAGATATCAACACAGATATCTGGTACTTAGTGTAAATACTCAGTGTAAATACTCAGAGTAGTTATCAACACAGATCTCTGGTACTCCGTGTAAATACTCAGTGTAAATACTCAGTGTAGTTATCAACACATATCTCTGGTACTCCGTGTAAATACTTAGTGTAAATAGCATCACAGACCTCTGATACCAGTGTAAATATTCCGTGTAAATATCATCACAGACCTCTGATACCAGTGTAAATATTCAGTGTAAATTTCATCACAGATTTCTGGTACTCAACACAGACATTCAGTTCTAACTGTATTCTATTATCCATACcttaaaaatatgtatatgtatttccGAAGCCTTAATtatgtgtactgtatatgtattaccCATACttttatcatatatgtattatttaccAATTATTTACCttaatgatgtatatgtattaattccccCATAccttaatgatatatatattaattacccatatctttattatatattaattacccATACCttgataatgtatatatcaatatcccATACCTTAATAGGGTAATTATCCACACCTTCATTATACATATGTTAATTACAATactttaataatgtatatattaattactcataacttaattatatacatatatttattacccatattttaattatatacacatataaattACCctttaattattgatatataattacccataccttaactatatatatatatatatttctaccacaataccctgtgttattcaactctcagaccatcagttaatcattacagctgttgattaacaatctgtttataccacacgtggtataaactctgtacgcattttgattggctaacacggtgaactttgacccaagctgcaattgttattgacgtcatcaataatctaatgacgtcacatcaccgggtcccggacgtcaccggtacactttattttcatatgcgaaattatacttggccacgtttccctttgattcaaaccgatatcattgtggtagaaacaggtcacacgactcgaaattgttggatatggaatttatttcacactcgtaagttattttttaaaagttgcaaaaaacactcgctaaagctcgtgtcttttgtaacttttaaaaaataacttactcgtgtgaaataaattccatatccaacaaccactcgttgtgtaacctctatatatatggggcaaagaagtaattcaaacagtgtacactgtttgaattactt from Pecten maximus chromosome 1, xPecMax1.1, whole genome shotgun sequence includes these protein-coding regions:
- the LOC117323218 gene encoding nose resistant to fluoxetine protein 6-like; this translates as MFTGDFAQMGGSAHYFYDYYVVPWCRMGPYIVGIVTGYIIYRTDGKFKIPKGMNVLIWIAIAVAACLVVYGINGPVNGHIWSNGVNALYNAVHRSVWGMCVCWVIFACVTGNGGLVNDFLSWKLFVPLGRLSYCIYLTHILVLQYYLQSLRQPIYGTTLEFTFIFLGTLLLSLLVSIVASLAFEAPMMALEKVIFRRGKK